In Hevea brasiliensis isolate MT/VB/25A 57/8 chromosome 13, ASM3005281v1, whole genome shotgun sequence, a single genomic region encodes these proteins:
- the LOC110649914 gene encoding cuscuta receptor 1-like isoform X1, giving the protein MKALNATLPTQGLLNFKNLVYLDLSFSTLHNNFLKDIGKISSLKILLLSGCQLSGTIPAAKGLCELKHLLKLDMSNNDLRGTLPSCLANLTSLQQLDISSNHFIGNISISPLGTLTSLHKLQLSRNLFKIPISLLPFFNHSKLKFLDCHENEIYADIDVPNLTPKFQLETLDLSGQGDGGVFPKFLDYQHKLEYVDLSDIKMKGEFPHWLIGNNTKLYTLHLPSCSLSGPLHLPMHSHVYLSHLDISDNSFNSPIPTEIGVQFPNLYFLNLSGNGLIGDIPSSFGKMSQLIKLDLSNNRLSGIIPQDLIVGCISLFNLILSNNNLQGQIFPEQANCKELDRLLLDGNQFTGSIPYSILNCTLLNMLDVSDNHLFGSIPGWIRNMTFLRVLDLSENKFSGTLPSSFVPPQIREVYLSNNRLQGPLTNAFYNCSELMTLDLSRNYFTRRIPDWFGKFPKLSYLLLGYNNLVGEIPIQLCNLGQLSLVDLSNNNLSGHVLPCITAASNKVRQEEVGTNPYMASSPAYMKQPLEFTTKSISYYFQGSILKYISGLDLSCNNLTGKIPAEIGNLSMIQVLNLSHNSLTGLIPQSFSNLKQIESLDLSYNKLNGKIPQLTQLHWLAVFSVAHNNLSGKTPEMVAQFATFDNSSYEGNPFLCGPPLSKSCFSSSIMPRVSEEDKKDHKRDGGFMDMDAFYVSFLISYALVLLTMAAILYINPYWRRAWFYMIELSLTNLYYFLVDNIPFWFRCY; this is encoded by the exons ATGAAAGCCCTCAATGCTACCCTACCTACTCAAG GGTtgctgaatttcaaaaatttggtGTATTTGGATTTGAGTTTTTCCACTCTCCACAACAACTTCTTGAAAGACATTGGAAAGATATCATCACTTAAGATTTTATTATTGTCGGGATGTCAACTAAGTGGAACCATACCTGCTGCCAAAG GTTTATGCGAGTTAAAACATCTTCTAAAGTTAGATATGAGCAACAATGATCTCCGTGGCACATTGCCTTCGTGTCTAGCAAATTTAACATCCCTTCAACAATTAGATATATCTTCCAATCACTTCATTGGAAATATCTCCATATCTCCCCTGGGGACTCTCACATCCTTACATAAATTACAACTTTCAAGAAAC CTATTCAAAATTCCAATCTCACTACTGCCGTTCTTTAACCATTCAAAGCTCAAGTTCTTGGATTGTCATGAGAACGAGATATATGCAGATATAGATGTTCCTAATTTGACACCAAAATTTCAATTAGAGACCTTAGATTTGTCAGGTCAAGGAGATGGTGGAGTGTTTCCCAAGTTCCTCGATTATCAGCATAAGTTAGAGTATGTTGATCTGTCAGATATTAAAATGAAGGGAGAGTTTCCACATTGGTTGATTGGAAACAACACAAAATTATACACACTTCACTTGCCTAGTTGTTCTCTTTCAGGGCCCCTCCACTTGCCAATGCATTCCCATGTGTATTTGTCACACTTAGATATCTCTGACAACAGCTTCAACAGTCCTATTCCAACAGAAATTGGAGTACAATTTCCAAATTTATATTTTCTAAACTTGTCTGGAAATGGTCTCATTGGTGACATTCCTTCATCATTTGGGAAAATGAGCCAATTGATAAAATTAGACTTGTCCAACAATCGACTATCAGGCATAATACCCCAAGACTTGATTGTTggatgtatttcattatttaatctcATTCTTTCAAACAATAATTTGCAAGGCCAAATATTCCCAGAACAGGCTAATTGCAAAGAATTGGATCGATTATTGTTGGATGGCAATCAATTCACTGGAAGTATCCCATATAGCATACTTAACTGCACCTTGTTGAATATGTTGGATGTGAGTGATAATCATCTCTTTGGTAGCATTCCTGGTTGGATAAGGAATATGACTTTTCTTCGAGTCTTGGATCTATCAGAGAACAAGTTCTCTGGAACCCTACCATCTAGCTTTGTCCCTCCACAGATCAGAGAAGTTTATTTATCAAATAATAGGCTACAAGGACCACTGACAAATGCATTTTACAATTGTTCTGAATTAATGACATTGGATCTTAGTCGCAACTATTTCACTAGAAGGATTCCAGATTGGTTTGGCAAGTTTCCAAAATTGAGCTATCTTCTTTTGGGTTATAACAATCTTGTAGGTGAAATACCAATTCAGTTGTGCAACTTAGGCCAATTAAGCTTGGTTGATCTTTCTAATAATAATCTTTCTGGCCATGTCCTCCCTTGCATAACCGCTGCTAGCAATAAGGTTAGGCAAGAAGAAGTTGGCACAAATCCGTATATGGCTTCATCTCCAGCTTATATGAAACAGCCTTTGGAGTTTACAACAAAGAGTATATCGTATTACTTCCAAGGAAGCATTCTCAAGTACATATCAGGGCTCGATCTGTCCTGCAACAATTTGACAGGTAAAATTCCTGCTGAAATAGGAAATCTTAGCATGATCCAGGTGTTAAACCTGTCCCATAACAGTTTGACAGGATTGATTCCGCAATCATTTTCAAACTTGAAGCAAATTGAGAGCTTGGATCTGTCCTACAACAAATTGAATGGCAAAATCCCTCAACTCACTCAACTACATTGGCTAGCTGTCTTCAGTGTAGCACACAACAATTTATCTGGCAAGACACCTGAGATGGTTGCACAATTTGCTACATTCGACAATAGTAGCTATGAGGGAAACCCTTTCCTTTGCGGACCTCCATTGTCTAAAAGTTGCTTTTCTTCATCAATAATGCCAAGAGTTTCAGAGGAAGATAAAAAAGATCATAAAAGAGATGGTGGCTTTATGGACATGGATGCTTTCTATGTGAGTTTTCTGATTTCTTATGCCTTAGTGTTGTTGACCATGGCTGCCATTTTGTACATAAATCCATATTGGCGAAGAGCATGGTTCTATATGATAGAGTTGAGCCTCACCAACCTCTACTATTTTCTGGTAGACAATATTCCTTTTTGGTTTAGATGCTATTGA
- the LOC110649914 gene encoding cuscuta receptor 1-like isoform X2, translated as MKALNATLPTQGLLNFKNLVYLDLSFSTLHNNFLKDIGKISSLKILLLSGCQLSGTIPAAKGLCELKHLLKLDMSNNDLRGTLPSCLANLTSLQQLDISSNHFIGNISISPLGTLTSLHKLQLSRNLFKIPISLLPFFNHSKLKFLDCHENEIYADIDVPNLTPKFQLETLDLSGQGDGGVFPKFLDYQHKLEYVDLSDIKMKGEFPHWLIGNNTKLYTLHLPSCSLSGPLHLPMHSHVYLSHLDISDNSFNSPIPTEIGVQFPNLYFLNLSGNGLIGDIPSSFGKMSQLIKLDLSNNRLSGIIPQDLIVGCISLFNLILSNNNLQGQIFPEQANCKELDRLLLDGNQFTGSIPYSILNCTLLNMLDVSDNHLFGSIPGWIRNMTFLRVLDLSENKFSGTLPSSFVPPQIREVYLSNNRLQGPLTNAFYNCSELMTLDLSRNYFTRRIPDWFGKFPKLSYLLLGYNNLVGEIPIQLCNLGQLSLVDLSNNNLSGHVLPCITAASNKVRQEEVGTNPYMASSPAYMKQPLEFTTKSISYYFQGSILKYISGLDLSCNNLTV; from the exons ATGAAAGCCCTCAATGCTACCCTACCTACTCAAG GGTtgctgaatttcaaaaatttggtGTATTTGGATTTGAGTTTTTCCACTCTCCACAACAACTTCTTGAAAGACATTGGAAAGATATCATCACTTAAGATTTTATTATTGTCGGGATGTCAACTAAGTGGAACCATACCTGCTGCCAAAG GTTTATGCGAGTTAAAACATCTTCTAAAGTTAGATATGAGCAACAATGATCTCCGTGGCACATTGCCTTCGTGTCTAGCAAATTTAACATCCCTTCAACAATTAGATATATCTTCCAATCACTTCATTGGAAATATCTCCATATCTCCCCTGGGGACTCTCACATCCTTACATAAATTACAACTTTCAAGAAAC CTATTCAAAATTCCAATCTCACTACTGCCGTTCTTTAACCATTCAAAGCTCAAGTTCTTGGATTGTCATGAGAACGAGATATATGCAGATATAGATGTTCCTAATTTGACACCAAAATTTCAATTAGAGACCTTAGATTTGTCAGGTCAAGGAGATGGTGGAGTGTTTCCCAAGTTCCTCGATTATCAGCATAAGTTAGAGTATGTTGATCTGTCAGATATTAAAATGAAGGGAGAGTTTCCACATTGGTTGATTGGAAACAACACAAAATTATACACACTTCACTTGCCTAGTTGTTCTCTTTCAGGGCCCCTCCACTTGCCAATGCATTCCCATGTGTATTTGTCACACTTAGATATCTCTGACAACAGCTTCAACAGTCCTATTCCAACAGAAATTGGAGTACAATTTCCAAATTTATATTTTCTAAACTTGTCTGGAAATGGTCTCATTGGTGACATTCCTTCATCATTTGGGAAAATGAGCCAATTGATAAAATTAGACTTGTCCAACAATCGACTATCAGGCATAATACCCCAAGACTTGATTGTTggatgtatttcattatttaatctcATTCTTTCAAACAATAATTTGCAAGGCCAAATATTCCCAGAACAGGCTAATTGCAAAGAATTGGATCGATTATTGTTGGATGGCAATCAATTCACTGGAAGTATCCCATATAGCATACTTAACTGCACCTTGTTGAATATGTTGGATGTGAGTGATAATCATCTCTTTGGTAGCATTCCTGGTTGGATAAGGAATATGACTTTTCTTCGAGTCTTGGATCTATCAGAGAACAAGTTCTCTGGAACCCTACCATCTAGCTTTGTCCCTCCACAGATCAGAGAAGTTTATTTATCAAATAATAGGCTACAAGGACCACTGACAAATGCATTTTACAATTGTTCTGAATTAATGACATTGGATCTTAGTCGCAACTATTTCACTAGAAGGATTCCAGATTGGTTTGGCAAGTTTCCAAAATTGAGCTATCTTCTTTTGGGTTATAACAATCTTGTAGGTGAAATACCAATTCAGTTGTGCAACTTAGGCCAATTAAGCTTGGTTGATCTTTCTAATAATAATCTTTCTGGCCATGTCCTCCCTTGCATAACCGCTGCTAGCAATAAGGTTAGGCAAGAAGAAGTTGGCACAAATCCGTATATGGCTTCATCTCCAGCTTATATGAAACAGCCTTTGGAGTTTACAACAAAGAGTATATCGTATTACTTCCAAGGAAGCATTCTCAAGTACATATCAGGGCTCGATCTGTCCTGCAACAATTTGACAG TTTGA
- the LOC110649912 gene encoding LOW QUALITY PROTEIN: ABC transporter G family member STR (The sequence of the model RefSeq protein was modified relative to this genomic sequence to represent the inferred CDS: inserted 2 bases in 2 codons), with protein sequence MMLYEPELRLRDTPAEIRIAEPGATELTVFEVSIWLFADAKAPTDFTVVNSLVLLEVTEIGLGRPEHGDASATHTYIGDEGRRGVSGGERRRVSIGIDIIHKPSLLFLDEPTSGLDSTSAFSVVEKVKDIARGGSIVLMTIHQPSYRIQMLLDRITILARGNLIYMGSPGALPAHLSGFGRPVPDGENSLEYLLDVIKEYDESTIGLEPLVLYQRDGIKPDPVARTPIPKTPKTPKTPRTPYMNTPGSKHALSLRSQAFSINGNMTSRTDSVQFDFDDDDGDNFDNSLERRTMPTPMHKQSGVYQPRLASQFYKDFSVWLYHGVKGTPRRAPSWTPARTPGTTPGKSQISGARSQVSSRYTTPQQIPSRPKTPVVFSSSVEDSYAASYEDFDMEEEEVLDEPAHGPKFANPWLREVAVPSWRTALNVVRTSELFLSREIVLTVMALILSSLFKNLSEPIFKTVNRLLNFYIFAVCLVFFSSNDAVPTFIQERFIFIRETSHNAYRASSYVISSLIVYLPFFSIQGLTXAAITRFLLHLKSSLLNFWIILYASLVTTNAYVMLVSALVPSYITGYAVVIATTALFFLTCGFFLKRXQIPVYWRWLHYISAIKYPFEAMLSNEFKGTRCYNGAPADLSPGPLGDIKPSKLHTSYTNGTTCPLIGEDILTTMDIKMDNLWYDIAILLAWGVLYRLFFYVVLRFYSKNERK encoded by the exons ATGATGCTTTACGAGCCTGAG CTTAGACTTAGAGACACACCGGCTGAAATCAGAATTGCAGAACCAGGTGCTACTGAACTAACTGTCTTTGAGGTTTCAATTTGGTTATTTGCGGATGCTAAAGCTCCTACCGATTTCACTGTTGTCAATTCATTGGTGCTACTGGAGGTGACAGAAATAGGGCTTGGAaggcctgagcatggagatgcg AGTGCGACACACACATATATTGGTGATGAAGGAAGGAGAGGAGTTTCAGGTGGGGAAAGGCGAAGGGTGTCTATAGGAATTGATATAATTCACAAGCCATCACTGCTGTTCCTTGATGAACCCACCTCAGGTCTTGATTCTACAAGTGCTTTTAGTGTGGTGGAAAAGGTGAAGGACATAGCTAGGGGTGGCAGTATTGTCTTGATGACCATCCACCAGCCTTCTTACAGGATTCAAATGCTCTTGGACCGCATCACAATTCTTGCAAG GGGAAATCTGATATATATGGGAAGTCCAGGTGCTCTTCCTGCTCATCTCTCAGGATTTGGAAGGCCCGTTCCTGATGGTGAAAACAGCCTGGAGTATCTTCTTGATGTAATCAAAGAGTATGATGAGTCCACTATTGGACTTGAGCCTCTTGTTCTTTACCAAAGAGATGGAATCAAACCGGATCCAGTTGCCAGGACGCCTATTCCCAAGACACCAAAGACCCCAAAAACGCCAAGAACTCCATATATGAATACCCCTGGATCCAAGCATGCACTTAGCCTTCGGAGCCAAGCATTTtcaattaatggaaatatgacaTCTAGAACTGACTCTGTACAATTTGATTTTGATGATGATGACGGTGATAACTTTGATAATTCCCTTGAGCGTAGAACTATGCCTACGCCAATGCATAAGCAAAGTGGTGTCTATCAACCACGTTTGGCATCACAGTTCTACAAAGATTTTTCAGTCTGGCTCTACCATGGTGTCAAGGGAACTCCCCGCCGTGCACCCTCTTGGACTCCCGCTAGAACTCCAGGAACGACTCCAGGAAAATCGCAAATTTCTGGAGCAAGAAGCCAAGTCTCAAGCCGGTATACAACCCCACAACAGATCCCTTCTCGCCCAAAAACTCCAGTGGTCTTTAGCTCCTCAGTGGAGGACTCATATGCTGCTTCTTATGAGGATTTTGacatggaagaagaagaagtgctTGATGAGCCAGCACACGGTCCTAAATTTGCTAACCCATGGCTCCGAGAGGTTGCAGTTCCCTCATGGCGCACAGCACTCAATGTTGTTCGCACTTCTGAGCTTTTCCTGTCGAGAGAAATCGTACTAACTGTTATGGCACTAATTCTTTCCTCACTTTTCAAGAACCTGAGTGAACCAATATTCAAAACAGTGAACCGGCTTCTGAATTTCTACATCTTTGCAGTTTGCCTGGTTTTCTTTTCATCCAATGATGCTGTCCCAACATTCATCCAGGAAAGATTCATCTTCATCAGAGAAACTTCCCACAACGCATACCGTGCTTCCTCTTATGTCATCTCCTCTCTTATAGTTTATCTCCCATTTTTTTCCATTCAAGGTTTAA TTGCTGCCATAACCAGATTCCTGCTGCATCTGAAAAGCAGTCTCTTAAACTTTTGGATAATACTCTACGCTTCTCTAGTTACTACGAATGCTTATGTTATGCTTGTTAGTGCACTTGTCCCCAGTTACATCACAGGCTATGCAGTTGTGATAGCAACCACAGCACTTTTCTTCCTGACTTGTGGGTTCTTCCTGAAGA ACCAGATACCAGTCTACTGGAGGTGGCTGCATTATATATCTGCAATCAAATATCCATTTGAAGCGATGTTATCAAATGAGTTCAAGGGAACAAGATGCTATAATGGGGCTCCTGCAGACCTTTCACCTGGTCCTCTAGGAGATATCAAACCTAGCAAACTGCATACTAGTTACACAAATGGAACGACGTGCCCGTTGATAGGAGAAGATATTCTAACCACAATGGATATTAAGATGGACAATCTTTGGTATGACATTGCAATCTTGCTAGCTTGGGGAGTTCTTTACAGGCTCTTCTTCTACGTGGTTCTCAGATTTTATTCCAAGAATGAGAGGAAATAA